The segment gGCTTGGAAGTATGCCTTTGAAGGATCGGAACTTGGGTTGGTGATATGCATTAAATGTGAAAGAGTATTCCATGGAGGCATAAactgcctcaaataccaccttgcaggcaTCGAGAAACGTGATGTTAGGGAATGTCCTGGGGCCacagaagaaataaaaagagatgTTAATGCCATACTTGCGGCCAAGGAAGAGAAAGAGTAGCCATAGTTGAATCTCAAGGTGCTTCAATtgaccttgaagaagaagaagaagaagcacttcaGAGCATAGTAGGCTCTCATCGTGGCCCATGTATCCGCAAACATAGCACCACCTCGGCCACCACTTTTGCTTCTTCTAGTAGAACACCTATTGCATCACCATCAATGCCATAGTCTATAGGTAATCATTTTATACCTAGGAAGACActtggagcacaaccatcattagaggcaatTGGATGGAATAGGAAGGTGCATGAGAAAACAGACATTGCATGTGccgatttttggtacttcaacaacattccaTTCAATGTGGCAGACAATCCTTATTGGCTCAATTTGGTTACTGCATTGACAGTTTCAAGAAAAGGATACAAGGCCCCTTCTTGCAAGGACTTGGGTGGGAGGTTAGTAAAAAGTCCACTTAAtttcatttttaaatgtttttcttgtttattaaatcaaaattgtgtactaagacctaatttcactttgtcCTTGTAGGTTGCTTGCAAATGCGGTTGATAGGGCAAAACAAGTGGAGGACCAAAGAGAAGAATGGAGAAAATATGGCTGCACTATTCTTTCCGATGGGTGGACAAATGGCAAAAACTGCACCATaattaattttttggttgcttgcaaggacAATGCGGTGTTTTTTAAATCGGTGGATGCCTCCAACAAgctgaaaaatgctgaaactttgGCTGTAATGCTGGAGCAAGTTGTCATGGAGGTGGGAGttgagaatgtggtgcaaataatCACGGATAATGCAACAACATATGTGGGAGTAGGTAGAATCCTCCAAGATAGGTACCCAACTCTTTtctggacaccttgtgcagcacgtctttgaccttcttttggaggacataggaaaacttgattgGGTGACACCTGTTGtagaagatgcaaggaggatcacaaaatatatttacaatcacccttgggttcttcGCTTGATGAGAGAGCACACTCAAGGGAGAGATTTGGTAAGAGcgggtgtcacaaggtttgcaatgattttcttgacgttgcaaagcattcttggtgCATTGACGGCTTtaaaacaaatgtttgtgagtcaagcatggctagactcaccttattcaaagaagcctaaAGGAGAGGGTGTTGCATGCATAGTCTTTGACAACCTATTTGCACAAAGAGTTgtagagattgtgaaggtaacttcaaaacttgaatatttaattattcttgattcaagtctctcattattaatttgtaacttcaataattattctttttgtaatttgtatttttcaattgtaggtgtcggagcccttggttagagttctccgcttggtagatggggatcaaaccccaatggggtatgtttatgaggccatggatagggccaaggagtttATCAAAAATTACTTAaagggggatagactcaaatttgatcccatttgggaaattattGATAAGAGGTGGAACAATTAGCTCTACCAATCCATTCATGCAGCAAGGTACTACCTCAACCCTCGTTTTAAGTTCAGGGATTCTTACTCAGATCCtaatggagaggtcatggagggcctcaCTACATGCATTCAGAGGATGATACCTGAGGTTGAGGTGAGAGACCTCGTTGTGGCCgaactccaaaattatgaggaagcaaggggtaagctattctcttcagagctagCAAGGAGAGGAAGAACaactcaaaccccaggtataatATTTGCCATTTGAATTTTGGAGTCTAAAgtaattgataatttgataaattatgttatcacttttcactttgctttctaacttttcaatattttattttgcagatgcttggtggcaattTTGGgatggaaataccccaaatctcaaaaaatttgccctcaaaatcttatgtcagccttgtagttcatttaattgtgagtgcaattggagcttgttcgaggccatccacacgaagaagaggagcaagttagctcaaaaacgcctcaatgaccttgtttttgtgcaatataatcttcggttgtgcataaggaaggtagaggaagcaccagctggtccaattgatttggatgatatagatccctacagtgattggacatcgcaTGAGCAACCTCCATTGTTTACTGAGGATGACATCTATGATTTTGAGaggcaagctatggaggaggaggggggtggatttggattcacactggatgacattaaggaggatgaggatgatgaggagtcattgccaatgCCAGGAGCAGCTAGAGGCAGAGCTACATCTAGGATGGAGGTCGAGCCACAACCTGAGCTagtcataccgagcgaggaggcacagccTCAGCAGATATCTAGGACTAGACCCTCGAGTTCTACCTCTTCCTAGTTtttactagagctgggaagaggaagatgtaattgtattgatgtatttacttgtagttttacaaaaactatttactattttgcttctagacatcaacattcctcatgaggatgtgattttgtagtcactttgcatttaaatcaattaaatatatctagactcagcttttttattttgtgttctcatttattgactcattggatgcatctcctcattgaattttgcaaaaaaaatgcatttctaattaaatttaagcaattttttaagttctcatgttttttgccgagtttttttcAAGTTTTCACCGAGTTTTTTTTTCGGGctttggcgagtagttcaactatggtagAAACAATGGAGATGTCACCAGTAAACACTTTCAACATGTCTACTCCTGATGTATGTTTCACTACCCTTGACCTATTCTTGGTTGTTTGTGGACATTAATACAAtttcttttctttccttctttctttctaTCCTCCTTGGAATGTATGATCACCACATATTCCAACCCTTTTAATAATGATGTGTAGGAGGTGTGCATACACTTTTTAATGTTGCTGCAGCATAGGTCTTTAAAAGTGATATTTCCATAGGCAAGTTCCCCCTGAATTACTGGCAAACTTTTTCAACATCTTGGAAGGGCAATTTTAGGATTCCTCAACATATTAAGCCCTGCTTATTGTCACTTAAGCTAAAAGAACTCATACACATTGCAAAAATAAAGTAAAACTTACTGTTTACTACATAAAAGAAGGACTTAAGGATTTTCTTTCTGTTTTTTCTTACTTCAAGTCGCACAAAACTTTAGAAGCAGAGGATACACAAAAGTTGCACTCCTTGTTTGAGTTATCTAAGACTCCTAAGACATTATTCAATTAGCCAAATTGaactaaaaaagaaaaaacaattatTAGTTGTACATGCTACAGTGTACAAACACAAGTATATTCCTTGTGTTTTTCTAACTTAAGGTCACATGAGTTGTAGAAGTAGAGGATACACAAAAGTCACAAGTCTTATTTGAGTTATCTTAGACTCCTAGCACATTATTTGATAAGCCCTACTATATGTACAAACACAAAGATTTTCCTGCTATTTTTCTTACTTAAAGTCTTACTAGGTGCAGAAGTAGATGATACACAGAATTCACAATCCTTTTTTGAATTATCTAAGACTGTAAAGTCATTTTTTGATTGACCCATTGCATCAAAAATTTATAAACAATCTTAGTCATTTAAAAACAGGGATTTCTCCCCTTTGCATCCAAAGATAAAAAACAATCACCAGTCATACAAAgacaaggatttttcttcagttttTCTTATTTCAGATTGCACAAGGCACAAAAATAACAGATACACAGAAGTTGCAATCCCATTTAGCAGTATTTTGTTTGATATTTAGGatttatggaaagaaaaaaaagaagctaTTTGGTTTGGACTTTGAAGTAAAACCTGAAAATGGGAAGATGAATCATCAATTGGAGTTTGGAAACGGGAACATATGTCAAGGAATTGGTGCTGGTCCTCTTCCTCTTCCTGATCTTGTCATTTGTTGATTGCAGCAGAGCATGGGTTAAGGCATTTATAGTCTTTTTAGAGGCCTCCTTTTAGGTTTTTGGTTAGGatttattactttttttttttttctcatttttgtatttttcaaatgcttgtttctttcttaatgcCTCTAGGGGATATTCTATTGGCTTTGGGATACATAAGGGACATTTGGATGCCCCCTATCATTTTGGGGATGTCCTGCCATACCCCCTAGAGGCGGATGTCTCTCAGGGGTCAGAGCAGCTGTCTGTGGTGGCCTAGACGTGGGGGGACATAATGTCCCCGTCTCACCACATTGGAGCTTCCCCATTGTAGGGAATGGTCCAAAGTCCTCAGGGATTCATCCCCAAGGTATACTGATTCCTTCAACCTGAATCTATAACCTCTTCATAATTATGGGCCTTCTTTGCATATGGGTCTTCTTTGCATGAATATAACTTGCTGTAACAGAAATGTCATGATCTTTAACATCAGAAGTAGAGTATAGAGGAGATTCCTACTAAATATGATACATCTTCATGGCAGATTGACAACTTCCATCTTCCAGTTGTGAATGTCCAAATGACCTTTTTTGCCCCAGTGGGAGCAGGCTCAGAGAGACTTGTTTTGATAGACAAAGAATAAGTGTCTGTGCTTGTCTTGGGTTCTTCGAAGCTTTTGCTTAGCTTCGGAATAGATTGGAGCTGTTGTTTTGTTTTGTGATCAAAGCTTTTTTCTTGGAAACTATAGGGTCAATAGCTCCAATTTGTACCAACTTATCTTTTCCATGTGTTAGCTGTACACAAAAAGCATCAAGAGTAGGTTCTACATGATTTGCTCCAACAACATTGTGTGCAGAATATGCAAACACAGAAAATGTTCATCTAATCTTGCAAGTACAGTGAATATTGCTTATGCCTCTCTCATTGATTGTACAGTATTCAAGTTGAAATCAACGTTGCCTAAACTTCAAAATATGCTTCCTTCTCAGAGGCAAGTAGCCAGCTTCGAGTGTAATATGCTGGTTTCCAATTGGAATGAATATATTTCATTCTGAATGCCAAATAGGTCTTCATGCTTCTTCTGATGCAGCTTTAGTTAATTCATCATATCCAGGTGTAACTTAAAATTTGCAAAAATGGCAATGGTAATCAGTCCTCGTGCTTCGTCTGTGCGGTTGAACCACGTGGACTTTGTCTTATCTTCCTGTCATTTAAGCTTTGCGTACTTTGAGATAGGTTAGAGTCCTTTGCCCTGTAAGAAGTTCTCTGTATAGGATTCGTCTGGGtagtaattttaaattttcaacCACAAATCAGTAGGAATTATGGTGCTTGAGGCCATTATGACacaaaacaacaaagaaataaaGCCAACTGATTTGCAAACGAAATAGAAAAGATTTTATTTTATCTGAGGTAAACATTACCTTTTGATTCTGATTAATCAATGACTGGTTTGAATTTTGATGAAAGAAAGTGCTCAAAAAGATTATTTGTCATTACCCTAGGGTCTATGTACCATCCTGAAGTCTCTGGAGTTCGGCTTTGGAAAAATGATGCAGATTTTTTTTCTCAGAACCTGCAAGATTAGTAAACACCTGCCCTGTATAACAGAGGAAAGAACAGCACAAACATAACAGGACTGCAGACACCTTGAAAACACTTTTCTGAAAATCCTCATTCATTATTTAAAATCAGAAAATTACATCTCTTCCAAAAACTGTCTGCTAAATTAACAGCCATCCCTTTTTATTCAGTAACCAAAGCTTAAAGGCCTTCCTATGTAGAGTACCAAGCAACCAGTTAGAACTGATAAACAGAAGAATTAACTCCTAGAATTAACTCCTAAATTACTTCCTAAATGGACTACGGAGAGCAATCAGCAGTTACACGGAAAATCATCACCTAATTCAATTCCTAAATTGACTACTTTGCAACAGCAGTTCAAAGCAGAACACTCAACTCCTAAATTCATTCCTACGAAGACTATAAGTAATAGCAGATTGTGGGGCTGATTGGCAGTCAAATTCCTGATTTTTAGGATTCCATTTGTATCATTCTGCCCTTCTTTTAGAATTTTGAACCTCCTGGTTCAGAGCCCAATTACATGAATACACCTGAACAATTAAAACACTAAAAATCTTAACAACATaactattacattttttttttggcGATGTAGAATTGCCTTTTGTCTCATGATGCTACTGCATCAAATATCCAGAAAAGAGTTTGGAATAGATGATAGAACTGTTAAGTTTATTTAAATTCTGTGATCAAGaggatagaagagatggagatatagtCTGCAATTTAATTTGAACTGCAGTAGTGCAAATGGAAAGGAAGCAcaacacttatcaatttcggtATTCTTCTCCTTATTGTATGCAAGTaatatatatgtgaatgagagggtacgtagagaagagatatgtcttcccacgtgggaagacacatctctcccTACGTACCACTCATAATATCACAGCACGTTTAACAAACAAATCGCTTGCTTGACTGATCGCGATTTATTATAAATCGTTTTAACCCCAGCCCGTTAACATGAAGGGGTGTGTTCGGTGGCAATCACCATaatgaatttgatttatttattgtttatcgtatatactaatatgttaacatGTAAGCATCGGAATTATGAAATTGTACGACTGACGTTACCAGAATTAACACTCCTCCTTAGCTAGGGAGCACatatttcatgttagagaaaacatcacaattcatccattgattgtgaagagaagagatatcacaccatagtgatatttagagatatggttcaacattgaatatcaagtctcatgatactcaccataactcatagttatcaagtaaggtatgtgcactggcatcaagtcacatgatgcctaccatactgataatgattcatggcatgtccacgaatattatgtccataatattcaccatgaagatctctatcataattatggtttatttaatgataccaACCGactgatatctaccataatgtctcagagatatatactatcatgacatgtccacagatatcaagtcacatgatatccatcaagatagataaattgataattgtaaaatcgccaccttacaatatcaatttgaaacaagtgttcattattgaaaagtcgtcacccttcaataatgttcacagggggcccatgaagtcatggagtcacacacatgacaaataaaagagtttacacattaaacatcttaaatatattagtatatcagaataaatgagactatctctaaattaaataacattttcaaccataccaagtttatctctaaagtgttcaatcttgatcccaaagagaggcttggtaagaatgtctgcaatctgatcacctgtactaGTATAATTAAGGaccacattcctttccaccatatctcgaacatagtgataaggaatctcaatgtgtttagacctgtcatgaaatactggattcattgaaagcttgatgcaactctgattgtcacaatagatgacagtaggatttaagggctgac is part of the Cryptomeria japonica chromosome 10, Sugi_1.0, whole genome shotgun sequence genome and harbors:
- the LOC131052600 gene encoding uncharacterized protein LOC131052600, which translates into the protein MEGLTTCIQRMIPEVEVRDLVVAELQNYEEARGKLFSSELARRGRTTQTPDAWWQFWDGNTPNLKKFALKILCQPCSSFNCECNWSLFEAIHTKKRSKLAQKRLNDLVFVQYNLRLCIRKVEEAPAGPIDLDDIDPYSDWTSHEQPPLFTEDDIYDFERQAMEEEGGGFGFTLDDIKEDEDDEESLPMPGAARGRATSRMEVEPQPELVIPSEEAQPQQISRTRPSSSTSS